The Deltaproteobacteria bacterium genome contains a region encoding:
- a CDS encoding MerR family transcriptional regulator: protein MDVSIPDKEYFRIGEVSKILGVDTYVVRYWESEFKSIKPIRTKSDQRLYRRKDLEDLLIIKNLLYTDKFTISGAKKQLLKMKDVMAQPDKDPEKQRLVEIKKGLLQIKKILS from the coding sequence ATGGATGTATCAATTCCGGATAAGGAATATTTTCGTATTGGAGAGGTCAGTAAGATCCTTGGCGTAGATACGTATGTCGTCAGGTATTGGGAATCCGAGTTCAAATCGATAAAACCAATACGAACTAAGTCCGATCAACGCCTTTATAGGAGAAAAGATTTAGAGGATCTGTTGATTATCAAAAATCTCCTCTATACCGATAAGTTTACCATCAGCGGTGCTAAGAAACAATTATTAAAGATGAAGGACGTGATGGCACAGCCGGATAAGGATCCTGAAAAACAGAGGCTTGTTGAGATTAAAAAAGGATTACTGCAGATAAAAAAAATACTAAGTTAA
- a CDS encoding PxxKW family cysteine-rich protein, translating into MVCQTIKVGSECAFMTKKGCGFNGGNCHTIVDKCEGCNKIIDCPAGQYCKVYPEPTSKWLSGNCPTASHIKREIIESTQKLNPIKASKRSTKH; encoded by the coding sequence ATGGTCTGTCAAACCATCAAGGTTGGTTCAGAATGCGCCTTCATGACCAAGAAAGGTTGTGGATTTAATGGAGGTAATTGTCACACTATTGTTGATAAGTGCGAAGGTTGCAATAAAATTATAGATTGCCCGGCCGGTCAGTACTGCAAGGTCTATCCTGAACCTACCAGTAAATGGCTTTCTGGAAACTGTCCAACAGCTTCACATATCAAGAGAGAAATTATAGAATCCACGCAAAAACTCAATCCGATCAAGGCATCCAAAAGATCAACCAAACATTAA
- a CDS encoding HPr family phosphocarrier protein, producing the protein MVEIKTFEIKNKLGLHARVAAKLVNVSTRFKSRIFFERDGKVANGKSLLSILTLACPLGSRITIRAEGIDARDAIEDIGKLIDEKFGED; encoded by the coding sequence ATGGTAGAAATAAAAACATTTGAGATAAAAAATAAGCTGGGCCTTCATGCGAGGGTTGCAGCGAAGCTGGTCAATGTATCAACACGATTTAAGTCCCGGATATTTTTTGAAAGGGATGGTAAGGTCGCCAATGGAAAGAGTCTCCTTAGTATCTTAACATTAGCCTGTCCTTTAGGAAGTCGAATAACAATCAGAGCAGAGGGGATAGATGCAAGGGACGCTATTGAAGATATTGGGAAACTAATAGATGAAAAATTTGGAGAAGATTGA